The region AGattaatacaaattttatcTCGTTTTCCTGACTGTATTAAAATGGAACAGTATAATACCGATGCTCGAAATTCTCAAAGGAAACCTCAAAAATGGATTTTATTCCATGGTGACTTAGGAGCTTTTGATATGGATGTAGAAGTTTATGACGATGCCGATTATAATGATTATAGTAAAATAGTACGAGTATCAAGTAGTGCTTTTGGATACTCGAAAAAATTAGTTAAAACATCTGAGAAAAATGGGATGTTTTTTTCACGAAGATTAGAAAAAGTAATTATAAGAGCTATTTTATCTGATGATTATAAGTTATTCactaaatattttgaagaAAAACATGGAGTTATGTTATTAGATCCTAGTTTAGACAGACATTTAATAGAACATGTAACTGGATATTCACATGAAGAATATCAACCATGGCATCAAAATGTTGAAGAAATTGTAGAATTAGCTACATCATGGGACGAATTACCACAAGGTTTTCAAAAAGTTCCTggtttaaaatatttatcaagaagaaaaaatggaaCAACTCACCCAGTATATCCCACAGCACCCGCAGTAGCCTTTCCAGCAGGTTCCAATGTAAATGGACTTCTTGAATTTATGGAATCGGCGTTTGTAAACTATAAAGATATTTCTCATTTAGTAATACATGAAGTTGgtcattttatatatacaaatacgTTATCTGACGAATTGAAAGAAAAGTGGATAAATTTAGGCCAATGGTATAGTGAACCGTTATCACCTAGTCAATGGGCAACTAAAGATGAAATCGGTTTTGTTTCTGCATATGCACATGATAAAACTCCAGGCGAAGATTTTTCAGAATCAATAGCTTCATTTGTATTGAATTCAAGGTTATTAAATTCTAGAAGCAATAGCAAATATGAAtggattaaaaaaaatttatttaacgGCAGTTTTTATGTAACCACTGGAACCCATAAATTTGAAGTAATCAATTTAGGTAATGGtgcattttattatccaggaaaagttaaaaaaatacatgtAGAAGCATTAGGAAGTTCATCTGAAACTAAACTTGTAAAGATtgatattaatttaatgtCTATagaaggaaaaaatataggaTGTGCTAGAAGTGCCTATGCTAGATTTTTTTCTGAGCAAGGAACATACAGAGATGTGTACTTTTTTGCAAAACAAAATGACAATACCGTTAGATCTGATTGCGGCCATCATTTATATGCAGAATTTTCTGTAAATGCATCTGAAAGTAAAGGAAAATGGGTCGCTGAATCTATATCATTCacaggaaaaaataatatagaacGTTATACAGGATTAGGTTCCTTTCTGtgttatgtatatataaataatgagaATGAAGATGTAGAAGAACCAATCCCATTATTAGATTCAGCACGTGTATATCCATATGATGGTAAAAATGGTGATGATTCTTTATTAcgattaaatatattagttTTAGACAATTCAATGTTGTCTATACACGGTGGAACATATGCAAGTTTTGCTTCTAGTGATAATGAAAGTTATTCATTTGGTAAATATACTTATATGAATTACGATTCGGAATATgatgttaataaattaaatactGATTATTTTGTGAACAATATAGATACTAGTGGATTTAGGGAAGTAAATATCAATTCATGTAGTGCATATACAACAATGGATGTATCTAATTTAAAATGCTATCAGGTTATCAACCCAGTCCCTATACCAAAATATTGCATAGGTAGCAGATATTACTTTAGACAGTTTTCAGTAGAAGATGAAGGAAgaaatcaaaaaattttaaatgtttctacaaataatttgttcGCTGATTTAAAATCATCAGCAATTAGGGACAGTGATGGAccaataataaataatgttaatataaaaagcaGGCAAGTTAATCCAAATCATGATGGTGAAACAGAAGTGACACTagatttttatatatatgacaATTTAGCAGGGGTGTATAGTgcatatgtatttttaagaGATCCACACGGAGGTGTccattattttgatatacCAAGAACTTTATTACCTAATGGTAGTGAAGTTAAACATATCAACCATATAATTATGCTACCCAAAGGATCAATGGCGGGAACTTGGATACTTGACAAAATTAAGGCATCCGATATCTGTAAAAATGAGACAACGGCCACCTATAGTTACAGTGTTTTCGTGGACAATTCATAATCgttgtaataaaaaaaaattaagataATCATAGTAAAATGAGAATATACTATAATTTATAGAAAAGATGTATGTATAATACCGAAAATtggtataaaaatatgcacataatacattatttatgattatattatgtatatatttacttatccatatttttctcACTATATTTCACCATATTGTATtatactatatttttatatgcataatatgaattaatCTCCATACTTTACACGTATTATATtgcataaaatatgaattttcTTAGCCTGTTAATTGTTTATACCGTTTTGAAAAAAACGCATTATCTATGCGTGAGAgagcatatatatgtaaccCTCGtcttattttaataattccTCAAATATCcaatttacaaatatatgtgtatattttttaataattctaGAGGTAGTTTCTTAGATCctttatgaatatatatatgaaaatactttattttttcaatattatttttgttgcATCTAACCGTTTTCagcacaaatatatatacatacattcATTCAtaagttttatattttatataatttaaaacaaaGTAAACAAACACATCATCCCTAAAGAAGTTAAACCCATTCTTTATCCCTTAAATAAGgcgaaaatatataataaataaataaataaataaataaataaataaataaaaatatattacccCCCAattgaataatatatatatatatatgtatataacgCGGAATCTGCAAGGTATATCGAACTATTGcatatttgttaatattttaaagatATTAAGATGATCATTGGGCATATGCACAATATACACATTCACAGTGTTAACctcaaaataaatagtaaGTTGTAAAAggcaaaaaaatattatttaaataatataa is a window of Plasmodium berghei ANKA genome assembly, chromosome: 10 DNA encoding:
- a CDS encoding sporozoite invasion-associated protein 1; the encoded protein is MESSPMFILLFLIGLLSISSSYNIRHNESGNTLEHKYNNYRKESNSINSNHLATNEEEFPLDFIENGFYGQYHQTNFIESSAFLANMMHDKEDLTYTNSESYKITGTVKGIIDGYPVSVALGAQYSNNFDYLHIEKLTADNPQFTFNAKKGRYYIRTFGAAYMTPSSIKIVVPCDKCKYVNSKYSDEIIIAPYENDPSTFIYEWEIQSSSPIPMEHINTVHNDDAEWSHDHDLSNEIKLDGSGSSALLKTFFGIELYGLWGSEFSDRLIQILSRFPDCIKMEQYNTDARNSQRKPQKWILFHGDLGAFDMDVEVYDDADYNDYSKIVRVSSSAFGYSKKLVKTSEKNGMFFSRRLEKVIIRAILSDDYKLFTKYFEEKHGVMLLDPSLDRHLIEHVTGYSHEEYQPWHQNVEEIVELATSWDELPQGFQKVPGLKYLSRRKNGTTHPVYPTAPAVAFPAGSNVNGLLEFMESAFVNYKDISHLVIHEVGHFIYTNTLSDELKEKWINLGQWYSEPLSPSQWATKDEIGFVSAYAHDKTPGEDFSESIASFVLNSRLLNSRSNSKYEWIKKNLFNGSFYVTTGTHKFEVINLGNGAFYYPGKVKKIHVEALGSSSETKLVKIDINLMSIEGKNIGCARSAYARFFSEQGTYRDVYFFAKQNDNTVRSDCGHHLYAEFSVNASESKGKWVAESISFTGKNNIERYTGLGSFLCYVYINNENEDVEEPIPLLDSARVYPYDGKNGDDSLLRLNILVLDNSMLSIHGGTYASFASSDNESYSFGKYTYMNYDSEYDVNKLNTDYFVNNIDTSGFREVNINSCSAYTTMDVSNLKCYQVINPVPIPKYCIGSRYYFRQFSVEDEGRNQKILNVSTNNLFADLKSSAIRDSDGPIINNVNIKSRQVNPNHDGETEVTLDFYIYDNLAGVYSAYVFLRDPHGGVHYFDIPRTLLPNGSEVKHINHIIMLPKGSMAGTWILDKIKASDICKNETTATYSYSVFVDNS